Within Sebastes fasciatus isolate fSebFas1 chromosome 19, fSebFas1.pri, whole genome shotgun sequence, the genomic segment TTATACAATTTGCCGCAATGAGTAGAgtaggaagaagaaaaaacattggGAAAGGTCTCTAACTTAATCTAAACTACAATGACTAGATCCACTTCATTAAACACATCTTTAACCAGATCAGTGAGTCTTTACTAGCCATTGCACAGAGCGCTTCatgaaatatgtacagtagtgtTTTTCTTCAGAGTTAGCAGAAATAAATGACACCTAGGCTTCAAACTGAATGACCTCCACATTTGTGTACAGTATTAATAAGCAGGCATAAAGTGTGCTTATTTTGGAGAGTGAAGCTGTTGAGCAGGCCAACACTGTAAAGTGAGCTTTTATGAATGAGTGAGCTTCTTACTTTATTGAAAAGGTGTAGTATACTCATTCTTTTAATTTCTCAGGGGTCAAGAATCTCTAAATCCACATTGACAATGAAATTGAATTTGCacccaaatatatttaaacaacATATTACCAAAATCCTTCTGCACTTAATTTCATTCATCATTATGATCTGTACTAAAGCAGCATAAGTCTCcacccaactcatcaaataacGCTGATTGGGCAGCGCCCCTTTGCATCGGAAAgtgacgcacggaggcaccctgaATCGACAGCATGTGACAAACCGGGCTTTGAAATAACTCTAATGTAAACCCACTCgtggcgttattcgacggttAGAGCAATtgatgtagtattaatagcgtgagagtctgttcacgaccgtttcctaaacctaactaagcggtTGTGTTGCTTAAACTTAACTTCCTGTTTATTTTGGAAGGACACAATGCATGTAACGAgtatatattgacacgccgtccccggtccgtccaaaagtaacgcaagagcgGTACTCTGTGCGTCGGTccccgatgccgaggggcactgaccaagcggcggtatttgacgagtcgggagtgagaatgtgttggcatAAAATGAGCCGACACGTTCATACCATGtgaaaaatttaaaatacaTCTCCGCTTGCAGGTGGACTGACCTTTAATTTTAGAGGGTGTGTTTAATTGTCAGCATAAAATGAATACTGTGTTGACTACTGTATATGATGACACTGAAGTGCTATAAACTTAGTGATAGTGcacagtagtagttgtagtagtagtgataTGCACAGTGTGTGTCTTTAACAACCTGTAACAAAATCTCTGATTAAATCATTCAGACAAAATTGGTCAGGTGAAAGAGAGCGGGATTTTTTGATGGCTATGTGATGGCAGGATTGAATTTTGAAAGGAATAATGTCTTTGTTTGGACTTAGAGATTTATGTTATAGACTTTTTATATAGAAGAGCAACAAGGTATTGAATTAATATGAACTTGAAACGTGCAGCTTGttaaattttgttttatatGCTTGACCAAGTGACTCTGTGTTCCATTATCTTGCCCGGGTGTGGAGGGATTCAGAAAAGAACGATTTGTACTAAAATTTACATATTCAGAGTTTGAGTTTCTATATTAACTTCACATCACGGTTACTTTATTAGCTTGTCAAAACCATGTTTAATTAACTTTTCACTTGTCTAAAACTGAAACTGGAGTGTCAGCATGTTTTGAGTGTCCTATCAGAAACCTTCCACTAGAGGGCAGACAATCATCACTCTAACCATCCTCTGCATTTTGTAATTTCTTGTAAAATCAGTGTTTATGCAGTTTAGCTACTCTGGTTTAGTGCCCTCTGGTTGGGTGAGAAGCTACACACCACACCACCTCCACAGGTGTACATTTGAGCTGCAAAATACAGGCTTTTATGGGTTAATTCCAACAAGAAATATGTTACTAAATGTCCTGAAATCTGGCAAATGCTTGTGTGAGGTTACTCTGCAGCCTCTGATTTAGTAGAGTATCCTCTGCAACAGGATTTTACCCAACATGAATGTCTTTTTGATGATATTCTTTTGTGTTAAATGTTGCTTAGTTTGCTAAAGTGAACCTCTTAAGTTGTCTCACATGACCATCTCAGTAAAGGCTAGGTCATATGTTTGCCTGCTTCTAGGCCAAACTGGGACGACCAGAAAGAAAATGCAAGGACATGAATGATGCTTTTGTTTGCACGTGTCTGTCTGACACAATTCACAATACCCAAGCCTGTATAAATATCTGTATCTCATACactgaaaaaaagggaaatagcAGGTCTTTGAATTTACAAAAATGTAGTTAGTATATGTAACACAATTCATTCATATTCCTTGTGTAAACATAGTTTAATCATGTAGACTTCAGTTGTTTATGGGAAATGTTGAATATACAAGTTTCTCTCGCGTTGATAGAAAGTGATTGAATTGAAAAATTGAAATCGATGTAATTGAGATTTGTCACCAccggaaatggaatatatttaaaaacGCGCGGGGCCAACTGTCATTGGTCACTGCGGAGCAGGAGGTGGCGCTAATGCACCAATCAGCTGGAGGCCAACCGTCGcaatacaagaagaagaagaagaagaagcgttAACCGCGTAAACTGAAGATTCTCCAGCAACATGTTGCCTCCAACAAAGACCTAACTACTGAACAAGTAAGTTCATCATATTCATTTATATTCGTGTTCAAGTAGGCGACATTGCCACGAGAATGTTGTTTTCGTAACGTTACACTAAGTATCAATTACAACAGTCAGTCGAgttgtttgtttacatattttagCCTTTTAGATAGCTAGCtacctaactaactaactaactagctaaaCACCAATACTTACATTGGCTACTGTAGGTCCCGCTGCTGATAACAGTGCTTCAATGTACTCACAACCGGTAGAGAGCAGTCAATCAGCGGGCCGAGCCTCGCTCCTCTGCTCCGGAGGGGCCCCGGGCAGCGTGACTGTGGCGGGTGATTTGCGCGCGACACAGTCGAGTAGAACCTGTGTTAATCATGTTAGTTTCTctcatcccctctctcctcaCATACATCCGCTAAGTGTTCAAATGAATGAAGTAACGTTCTTAAAGTCAGACTCAAACTTGATTTAGAAATATTTTCAGCTTGCCATTGTGTCATATTACAGAAAATACTTCAAAGTTAATGTCTGTTGGATCTTTGCTTTGtgcttttgttatatttgtttgtgGTCTTTTAAGAAATTGAGTTAATCCACTGAGTTCACCTCACTGATTCTAAATATTCTCTTTCATAGGTCCATCATCCTATTTGCACAGAATTTGGTAAGTGCtgtcacatttattttatgttgtgttCCTGTTATAGATGGGAAGGAGGGTTACTTTATGCCTGTATCTATCACTTATTTGTTACaggtgttatatatatatatatatacatatgtatatatatgtatatgtatatatatatacatatatatacatatatatatgaattcaTGAGGTCTTCATTTCAACATcaactttttaaatgtatttttgtcaaCCTCTGACGTGGACCAGATATACAGTACTGACCTTTATACTGACCTGCTGTGATGGTTTGAATTGGGAAAAGGTGATTTGGCCAAAATCTGCCTGAAATATAGTTAAAATTTGTCTTTAAAAAGGTCTTCAAAAGTATTAAATCTAACTTGAAAtctaaaatgtatgtatgtctgACGTCTAAtcattgttgtgtgtgtctgtgcagagTAAACAGCTTTGAGGATGGGGACTGCTGTGATCCTTAAGATCATCTTGACTGATGGCAGCTGCCAGAGGTTGACTCTCTCCCCTGGACTCCCTGCATCCATTGATGACCTCATCGTTGAAGTGAAGAAACAGTGTGGACTTCAGGGAAATTTTGGACTTCAATTTATGGATTACTTGTTTGGAAATGAGTTCCTTAACCTCACCTCAGTTTCAGAAGTAGAACACAAAGGTACTCTTAAAGTCATTGATATGTCAAGGCCCACCACTATGCAGCATGATGATGAGAGGTCCACTGTTTTCAATCCAGTCCTAAGACCCCAAGCATTCACTTCTTCCCCTGTAAATGACTCTTCGTCCCTGTCAGATGGATCTGTGGATACAGATATACTGTCATCGAGTGAGTCTACAAGCTCACGGTCCTCTTGGCCTGCTGTTTTTTATGTGCCTAAGTTCACCTACGATGCTGAATTAAAACTTCAGCAGGCAAGATTAGCTTATATTCAAAATGGCACTGTACTTATTCCAGATCCCAAGTTGAAGTCATCCATCCTTGATGGTTTAGTGCAGGAAATTGTGCAGTATAAAGTCTTTGTCAGTGATAAGGAGATGGAACAGGTAGCCCAGGGTCTTATCAAGACGCATCCATGTTTAACTGAGAAAGGGTCCTGCACTGGATGTGGCGGATGGAAGACCAGTTTAAAATATAAACTATCTAACTACCGCACACACCTGAGAAAACTGGGCTGCCCAGAGGTGATAGTGaactctttaaaaaacaaacctgCAGGACAGCGCAGTGCAGCCTTAGGTGTCAACAAGGCAAAGAGAGCTGAGGTGAATTTTTGCCCGACATACCCATCGGCAGAAACTGAGGAGAGTCTGGAGGCCATGCAGAAAGCTCTACTCTTAGATGTAAAGAAGAGGAACAACAGAGAGGTTGTGAAACTCAAGATGGAAAAGACTTTCGCACACAGAAGACATGAAGTCGTTGGTGATGTACCAATGGTGGAGGATTTCATGGTTAGGTGGCCTGCTCTGTTTGAAGTCAGTGAGGTAAGGCTTATCTCATGCTCGAGTTTTCATCTTGGATTTTCTTTAGATAAAAGGACATTTTTGGGTACACTAGCAAACTGCTAATATGCCTGATTGTTTATTATTCATCTGTGCTATATCTTCCTCCTAGACTGTCCTGGTCTGCAGTATGTGTGATGGTGGCTTTCTCCTTGATGTTTAACGTTTTTCTGATTCCTTTGTgctctttatctgttttcagatCAACGCTGAATTCAAGAGAATCACCACCGTCCCACTTCAATCCAAGTTCCTGTCTCAGCTGGACCACTACTCTGATAACCTGACGAGGCTGTTCcaaaagagaggaggacagtTAGGGGCAAGGCTCAAAACAATCATTGCACAAATGGCTGATGTAAGTGATACCCATATGACAGTTTACACCAGTAGTTGACTTTAAAATAAAGCACATGGGCTGAAATAAGACGCTAATCAAGAAAATCTCTTGTCAGTGTGATGATGTAGATGCTGGACGAGAGCGTATCATTACGGGAGTCTGTATCTACATGGGTGAAGATCCAGAGAACCTTGTTCCGGAGTTCTTATTTACCTTCCTTTATTTACCTACCGTTATCTGTTTTGTACAGGGCATGGATGAAAATGATGTCAAGGAGGCCATTGAAGACACCACTGTTGGGATTTATGTTCTTAAAGAACATGCTTCAAGTGATGGACCTGAGGACATTGGAATTGTCCTTGAAGGCATCAAGGTGTTGCAAGATCTGGATAATGTAGCATTAGCTGTTGCTATGCTGTTCGGACTCATGTTTGCCCTGAACCTCAGCTACCCTGCTGACCTCCGCTTCACCTTTTGAGGTAGTCCAAAAGATTTTCATGGAACTGGATGGAGGTAGACTTTCTAACAAAGCACTCACTCTAAAAAACAGGCTCTTTCAGTGAAAGGGTCAGAGACACTGCACTGCcagcaaaaaaactaaaaaccaaAGGATATTTGAATTGTCCTCAAAAGCATCTACGGTATTGCTATACCATTTGGACtgctttttcattttctattgtGAATCCACTGTTCAGTGAAACCACAAACAGTTGTGTGGTTTgcattatgtatttatgtttgaATCCACTGCTGTTGATGCAGGGCTCAATATAGCAACATTTTGGTACAGAACTCTGACTCTGCCTTTTCTTGTCAATGCAAATCAgcttttttacatttatgatTTTGTATTTGCACTCACTTAATCGGGACATGGAACCGATGTCTACGTTTGGATAGAGTTAACTTTAACAAATCAAGTTAGATTTACAGACCTAACTCGAGTACCAGGAACATAATAGAATTGTTTTAAAGTTACACAATACCtttgaataatatcagcattaACAAATCAAGTTGGAGTTACATGATGAAATTACTTTAACATTACACAATAAATTGGTATTATTGTAactggaaaataatgtgttgaatCAACATGATTCTTTTAAACAGTCTAATGTGAATTACAAATTTTGGTTTGACAAGCAATAATTGattgagaaaaagaagaaaattgtCAGTTGGCCACATTCTGATCATGTGGGACCGATGTCCACATTAAAATCTAGTAAATCcaaagaactttttttttcagtgtacaAGCTTTGTCCTCATAAGCATTTATATGTTGTATTAAAGTTAGCACCAGCTTGTTTCAATAGTTGAGCCTGTTCTGCTAAAGTTAAATCAAGTTTTTGTTATTTGAAAGTCCTAAACGTTTGTCATGTGAAAGGCACAGCAACATTTCTGCAATGTTCTGTACTGTCTTATAGGCTTCTTTTTATTCCTCTTTCTGACTGAAAGCTCTATGCCAGGCCTGATCCAGGCATATAAACATGTGACTAATTTATTATCTGTGACTAAAGAGATATTTCACTGTGGCTGAGTGGTTTGGTTTCATGGATTTGTTGTATGAAGAGTTGTATTTGAGCTGCATTAAAAGTTATAACAGGGTTGTCATCGGTAGGTTAGGCTGGGTTTATGGTGGCCTACATCTGTCTAAGaaactctttctttctccacGTAAAAAGCAGTCATATTTCAACCAAAAAGCACTGAATGACGTGGAAATTAGACTAATAGATTTAACTGGAATGATGTCAAACACTGGAAAGGTTTGCACTCTTGGTTACAGGCTCACCAGGTGCGTGTGACGTGTTTCACGTAGAAAACAGTGATTGAAACACTGCAGATTGACTTGATAGAACAACATTATTCCCTTGCTTATATTGATTATTGTTTTCAGGCTATTGGCAGCAGTTGCATAATCATACTAATCTTTTATGTTgccactagggctgtcaaagttaatgcgataacgcgttaatgcaaatttgttttaacgccactaatttctttaacgcattaatgcaacttgtgatttttaggttgtaatgggctcagttttaaagctagagtgaagatactggtatcatataaaacaaaaaaaatgtacggaatcaattggtaccaaccatgtcatacttagTTGTAGCGGAggtggttaaataacgctccaaacttgcgctaaagtttggcgtggaaaaactgtcatggccattttcaaagggttcccttgacctctgaactcaaggtatgtgaatgaagGTTGTaggcggctcagttttaaagctagagtgaagatactggcatcatatgaaactagaaaaccatgtcattctagcttgtcggGGAGGacgctaaataacactcaaaagtttggcgaggaaaaaactgacatggccattttcaaaggggtcccttgacctctgacctcaagatatgtgaatgaaaactctgagatgaacagagtgaaaacagtatcttattagataaaacagatgttgacaaactgcataatttgcagttgaaaaaaggtaataaatcacaatatatcgattaaatgtttaaaatcacaatgaGATCACATTGTGATTTAAGtttcgtgataatatcgtattatATTGGACAtgataaaatattgtttttgtgatATATTTATTAGCTTGTGACTGGAGTTGTTGGTTAAATCATTTTCCAAAGAAACGGTAGGAAGCAAATTCAGCCCCCTCCAAAATCCTTCTGCAGCATTCACATGTTAAAGCGTATTTCCTGACATTCAGCTCGGTGCTGTTATCTCTGAGGTAGGCCTGTCCTGTTGGCAGCGTACTGTATGTGCTCAGAGTGGTGTTGGGCTTGAGTGGATTATTGTGCTGTGGAGGTGATGAAAAGTAGCGCGGTGTTTACCCACCAGTGTAGATAAGGCCCTCCTTTTTCCCCCTAGAGGGAAGTGACCACagtcacacagagagacacacagtcGCATACACAGCCAGGAGGTAGGTGACATAGCCCAGTGTCCAGAAGAAAAATCTACATTTACAGCTGACCAGCAAGTTTCAGGAGGAACGTGGACTACAGACAGACCCTCGAGTATGACTTGCCATTAGCGGAGCTGACAGGGCATCTTGTGACTTTTCTTTTTGCCCAAGAGAAGAGGAAGGGAGTAGTGAATGACAGGCACGAAGCCAGTGGAGCCTGTGCTGTTTTTCCACACTCTCCCCCAGCTTTGACAGTTATGAACAAGAACGAGTCAAGAAGACAACTGTAAATAAAGCCAAGAGAGCAGGGCACACAGCCTGAAGGAAAGTAATCATCAGTTTCACTCTTGAGTTACTTGAAATAGAGTCAGTTGGGCTTGTGGACTCTATTCTTTAGAcggctaacacacacacacacacactcttgagTGTATTTTTGGACTGCTGTGGAGGAAAGCCGGTATGGATGCTGCTTTCTCTTTGCGCTCGGAGGCGGTGGGAGCCATGAGGACAGCGATGGTGTCCGCTGAGAACTTACATCTCACTCTGAAGACCGGGAAGATCAGTCAGGAAGAACAGGCCCTCACACTCCCCAAGAGTAGCCCCAAGGAGACACACAAAGCCGGGTACTGTAGTAAGATCACCCACCACAGCACTCTGATGGAGACATACCCTAAACTGTGTTTTTACTTCTGGGATGTAAGTTTTAGTTCAGGTTATTTCCTCAGCTCAAGTTTGCTtaccttaaaaaataaaaacaatgtctCTTTAGTGACTATTGTTTGAAATATAGATACATTTAAAATCATGTTTCTgaataagtttcttgga encodes:
- the LOC141757015 gene encoding uncharacterized protein LOC141757015 isoform X2, giving the protein MGTAVILKIILTDGSCQRLTLSPGLPASIDDLIVEVKKQCGLQGNFGLQFMDYLFGNEFLNLTSVSEVEHKGTLKVIDMSRPTTMQHDDERSTVFNPVLRPQAFTSSPVNDSSSLSDGSVDTDILSSSESTSSRSSWPAVFYVPKFTYDAELKLQQARLAYIQNGTVLIPDPKLKSSILDGLEMEQVAQGLIKTHPCLTEKGSCTGCGGWKTSLKYKLSNYRTHLRKLGCPEVIVNSLKNKPAGQRSAALGVNKAKRAEVNFCPTYPSAETEESLEAMQKALLLDVKKRNNREVVKLKMEKTFAHRRHEVVGDVPMVEDFMVRWPALFEVSEINAEFKRITTVPLQSKFLSQLDHYSDNLTRLFQKRGGQLGARLKTIIAQMADGMDENDVKEAIEDTTVGIYVLKEHASSDGPEDIGIVLEGIKVLQDLDNVALAVAMLFGLMFALNLSYPADLRFTF
- the LOC141757015 gene encoding uncharacterized protein LOC141757015 isoform X1, encoding MGTAVILKIILTDGSCQRLTLSPGLPASIDDLIVEVKKQCGLQGNFGLQFMDYLFGNEFLNLTSVSEVEHKGTLKVIDMSRPTTMQHDDERSTVFNPVLRPQAFTSSPVNDSSSLSDGSVDTDILSSSESTSSRSSWPAVFYVPKFTYDAELKLQQARLAYIQNGTVLIPDPKLKSSILDGLVQEIVQYKVFVSDKEMEQVAQGLIKTHPCLTEKGSCTGCGGWKTSLKYKLSNYRTHLRKLGCPEVIVNSLKNKPAGQRSAALGVNKAKRAEVNFCPTYPSAETEESLEAMQKALLLDVKKRNNREVVKLKMEKTFAHRRHEVVGDVPMVEDFMVRWPALFEVSEINAEFKRITTVPLQSKFLSQLDHYSDNLTRLFQKRGGQLGARLKTIIAQMADGMDENDVKEAIEDTTVGIYVLKEHASSDGPEDIGIVLEGIKVLQDLDNVALAVAMLFGLMFALNLSYPADLRFTF